TCTCAATGGCCTTAATATTCCGTCCCCCCCGGGGAATAATCACATCGGCGTAACGGTCTTCATATTTGGTTCTACAAATCAATTCAAAAAATTTTTCGGTAAACTGGTAGGCAACCAGTTCGCCCTTCCAATTACTGCCACTCCCCTCACTGCGAATCTCCAGGCTGGCCGGCTCAAAAATCAAGGCCAGCAAGCGGCCCAGGATACGCCGTTGTTTTTGTGTGCCTCGTAACATATTGTACAGCGTCTTTTCAATGTCCTGTCCCTCAAGAACCCGAATCGCGGCCAGGTAATCGTCTCTGATTTTTTCATGTTCACTCAGCTTGATTAGCTCTCTCTCTAGTCGTTGCTCTTTTTGCCGCAGTTCGGCAATCTGCTTCGCGGCCTCATCATTAGTGAAGATACCATCAGCAACAGCCTTGACAATTCGCTGTTTGGCTTCCTGAGTTTTGGCGATTTCGGCTTTGGTTTCCGCTTCCAGCCCGCTCTCGATACTGGTTTTGCCATATTTATTCGCGGCTGCTTCCAATGCTCCGCTTAAGTCAAGTTGCACCCTCAATACCTGGCTAATAAAGGGGATAACCGCCCCGGCTACAACATTCTCAGAAATGCTCCCCTGAAAAGAACAACCTACTCCTCTTAAAGTCATCTGGTGACATCGGTAGACGTTTCTCAAGGCAAGTTTACCGCTTCGTTTATCTCGCTTGGTGATACCATACATGACCCCTCCGCAGTCAGGACATTTAACCAATTTGGCAAACGGGTGATTTGTCCACTTTGCGCTTGGCAATCCATCCCTTACCCTTCTTTGACGCTCCCGGTTAGCCAGTTCCCATTTTTCGATAGGGATGATTTTTAATTCTTCCCTGTAAATCATCG
The DNA window shown above is from Anaerolineae bacterium and carries:
- a CDS encoding recombinase family protein, which encodes MKRAIIYDRASSEGQRDNWSRQDALSVGPELAQKHGFDVWETRQEVKSGEELANRPVMKGILEEIEAGEVQAIICQNISRLSRDEDGIDGRYIKQLCRENGCLIVTPDMVYDLSQETHDDMADFQFLGAKWYKRAMMKQLAQGLKARARQGKFMGGTPMLGYEVIYLPSKKEGGKPDSDLAIKQDEVPLVEKIFDLYIELGGNGTAKELNLQGYRKPRKNKKNREKTGQDDRPFFATDIVKIVQNPIYAGFVTWGKNKASRYLKDFDETMIYREELKIIPIEKWELANRERQRRVRDGLPSAKWTNHPFAKLVKCPDCGGVMYGITKRDKRSGKLALRNVYRCHQMTLRGVGCSFQGSISENVVAGAVIPFISQVLRVQLDLSGALEAAANKYGKTSIESGLEAETKAEIAKTQEAKQRIVKAVADGIFTNDEAAKQIAELRQKEQRLERELIKLSEHEKIRDDYLAAIRVLEGQDIEKTLYNMLRGTQKQRRILGRLLALIFEPASLEIRSEGSGSNWKGELVAYQFTEKFFELICRTKYEDRYADVIIPRGGRNIKAIEMVIAQIQRMLESGLK